In a single window of the Arthrobacter zhangbolii genome:
- a CDS encoding alpha/beta fold hydrolase, protein MDSGVEHLDVLIIGAGLSGIGVACRLREDHPGRSVALLETRGRPGGTWDLFRYPGVRSDSDLYTFGYDFRPWREEKAIADGASILEYLKGTAAEYGVDALIRYHHKVLSADWSTRDARWTVTVERTRTPEAGPDGAAAEPVESGEILHLTANWIFNAAGYYRYDQGYAPDLPGREQFTGPVVHPQHWPEDLEVAGRRIAVIGSGATAVTLVPALAELGAQVTMVQRTPTYILPVPATDPVARRLRGVVGPERTGRIMAEVSARRQLAIWSFCRRWPKLARKVIRGIQSRAVPEGFEREHLNPPYQPWDQRLCAVPDGDFFAALRSGKATMVTGQTTGFTERGLRLASGAEVEADVVVTATGFTVQVFGGMDLRLDGTPVDLTDHVAYRGVMLSGIPNMAFAIGYTNASWTLKIGLVTRWFSRLLTAMDRQEYAAAVPVAPSGMPTRPLLDFGAGYVQRSLAELPRQGMAAPWLMTMNFLADRRDLQKGALVDKYLQFSGPQGQVPGEVPDGTDRFVTLESGLRLCYRAEGPEGGEPVVLLSGLGLDLTAWPAPFVAGLTSAGHRVIRLDNRDAGRSDRMDTPTPTVLHQALARPMPGAYLIEDMADDVIGLLDHLQVERAHVVGMSLGGMIAQSVAAHHPDRVLTLTSLISTTGARHVGAAAFSTKRRFAARPPRTREEFIRARVGMMRHLSGRANPADPSTEAELAGQVWDRGAYPDGGTARARQLGAINASADRTGDLARIKAPTLVIHGDKDPIVHPSGGAATAAAIPGARSLTIPGMGHYFHPAVVPDLLRHVSGHLGADASAASSG, encoded by the coding sequence ATGGATTCGGGCGTGGAACATCTGGACGTGTTGATCATCGGCGCCGGGCTCAGCGGCATTGGGGTCGCCTGCCGTCTGCGCGAAGACCACCCGGGCCGTTCCGTCGCCCTCCTGGAAACCCGGGGCCGCCCGGGCGGGACCTGGGACCTGTTCCGCTATCCCGGCGTCCGTTCCGACTCAGACCTGTACACCTTCGGTTATGACTTCCGTCCTTGGCGGGAAGAGAAGGCCATAGCCGACGGCGCCAGCATTCTGGAATATCTGAAGGGCACTGCCGCCGAGTACGGCGTGGATGCCCTGATTCGCTACCACCACAAGGTGCTTTCCGCTGACTGGTCCACCAGGGATGCGCGCTGGACCGTGACCGTGGAGCGCACCCGCACCCCGGAAGCCGGCCCGGACGGTGCCGCCGCCGAGCCAGTGGAAAGCGGAGAGATCCTTCATCTGACAGCCAACTGGATCTTCAACGCCGCCGGCTATTACCGCTACGACCAGGGGTATGCCCCCGATTTACCCGGCAGGGAACAGTTCACCGGGCCGGTGGTGCATCCGCAGCACTGGCCCGAAGACCTGGAGGTCGCCGGCAGGCGGATCGCCGTCATCGGCAGCGGAGCCACCGCCGTCACTCTGGTTCCGGCCCTGGCGGAACTGGGTGCGCAGGTCACCATGGTCCAGCGCACCCCCACCTACATCCTCCCCGTTCCCGCAACGGACCCGGTGGCCCGGCGGCTACGCGGCGTCGTCGGCCCCGAACGCACCGGCCGGATCATGGCCGAGGTCAGCGCCCGCCGCCAGCTGGCCATCTGGTCCTTCTGCCGGCGCTGGCCGAAGCTGGCACGCAAGGTCATCCGCGGCATCCAGTCCCGTGCCGTTCCGGAGGGTTTCGAGCGGGAGCACCTGAACCCGCCGTATCAGCCGTGGGACCAGCGCTTATGCGCCGTTCCGGACGGCGATTTCTTTGCCGCACTGCGCAGCGGCAAAGCCACCATGGTCACCGGACAGACCACAGGATTCACCGAACGCGGCCTCCGTCTGGCCTCAGGGGCGGAAGTGGAAGCCGACGTCGTAGTGACTGCCACGGGATTCACTGTGCAGGTCTTCGGCGGCATGGACCTTCGCCTGGACGGCACGCCGGTGGACCTGACCGACCACGTTGCCTACCGCGGAGTGATGCTCAGCGGTATCCCGAACATGGCATTCGCCATCGGTTACACCAATGCCTCCTGGACCTTGAAGATCGGGCTGGTGACCAGATGGTTCTCCCGTCTGCTCACGGCTATGGACCGGCAGGAGTACGCCGCGGCCGTGCCGGTGGCGCCTTCTGGCATGCCCACCAGGCCGCTGTTGGATTTCGGCGCCGGGTACGTCCAGCGCAGCCTGGCGGAACTCCCCCGGCAGGGAATGGCGGCGCCATGGCTGATGACAATGAACTTCCTGGCCGACCGCCGGGACCTGCAAAAAGGTGCATTGGTGGACAAATACCTGCAGTTCAGCGGGCCGCAGGGCCAGGTGCCCGGCGAGGTGCCGGACGGTACCGACCGCTTCGTCACGCTGGAGTCAGGGCTGCGCCTCTGCTACCGCGCGGAAGGCCCCGAGGGCGGTGAGCCGGTAGTTTTGCTATCCGGTCTGGGACTGGACCTGACCGCGTGGCCCGCCCCGTTCGTGGCGGGCCTTACCTCGGCCGGTCACCGCGTGATCCGCCTGGACAACCGCGACGCCGGGCGTTCCGACCGGATGGATACGCCCACCCCCACGGTGCTGCATCAGGCTCTGGCCCGGCCAATGCCCGGCGCCTACCTGATTGAGGACATGGCCGACGACGTCATCGGGCTGCTGGATCATCTGCAGGTGGAGCGGGCGCATGTGGTGGGAATGTCGCTGGGCGGGATGATTGCCCAGTCGGTTGCCGCCCACCACCCGGACCGGGTGCTCACGCTGACCTCGCTGATCTCCACAACCGGTGCCCGGCACGTCGGCGCCGCGGCGTTCTCCACCAAGCGCCGGTTCGCAGCCCGTCCGCCGCGGACCCGCGAGGAATTCATCCGGGCCCGGGTGGGAATGATGCGGCATCTTTCCGGGCGGGCCAACCCGGCGGACCCGTCCACCGAAGCGGAGCTGGCCGGCCAGGTCTGGGACCGCGGTGCCTACCCGGACGGCGGAACTGCCCGCGCCCGGCAGCTGGGTGCGATCAATGCCTCGGCAGACCGCACCGGCGATCTCGCTCGGATCAAGGCTCCCACGCTGGTAATCCACGGCGACAAGGACCCGATTGTGCATCCAAGCGGAGGCGCGGCAACAGCTGCGGCCATCCCGGGCGCACGCTCGCTGACGATCCCGGGCATGGGGCACTACTTCCATCCGGCAGTGGTGCCCGATCTGCTGCGGCATGTCTCCGGGCATCTGGGCGCCGACGCATCCGCTGCTTCCTCCGGCTGA